A stretch of the Simiduia curdlanivorans genome encodes the following:
- the ispC gene encoding 1-deoxy-D-xylulose-5-phosphate reductoisomerase → MSVQQLTILGATGSIGLSTLDVVRRHSDRYQVFALSAASQWQKLADLCIEFQPTYAVIADPQYLPMLEQALAAHATQVLTGVDGLQQVAAHKDVDTVMAAIVGAAGLLPTLAAAEAGKKVLLANKEALVMAGHLFMQAVHDNGATLLPIDSEHNAIFQCLPAGYTHAAAAGVSKILLTASGGPFRTLALDAFAGVTPDQACAHPNWRMGRKISVDSASMMNKGLELIEACWLFNLTPAQVDVVIHPQSVIHSMVQYVDGSVLAQLGNPDMRTPIAHALAWPERIASGVAPLDIIATARLDFEAPDLARFPCLRLAFEAAGNGCASTVLNAANEVAVEAFLAGKLGFDRIAVLNEHAMQQLVDTTPSSLDQVLRIDREARRIAHQWLDHGRLRGDLQHTAAKR, encoded by the coding sequence ATGAGTGTCCAGCAGCTCACCATTTTGGGTGCGACCGGCTCAATCGGCTTGAGTACCCTCGATGTGGTGCGTCGTCATTCCGATCGCTATCAAGTGTTTGCGCTTAGCGCGGCCAGCCAGTGGCAAAAACTGGCAGACCTGTGTATCGAGTTTCAACCCACTTACGCCGTGATTGCCGACCCTCAATACCTGCCCATGCTTGAGCAAGCGCTTGCCGCCCATGCGACCCAAGTGCTCACTGGCGTGGATGGCTTGCAGCAGGTCGCTGCGCATAAAGATGTCGATACCGTGATGGCGGCAATTGTTGGTGCCGCTGGGCTATTGCCCACCTTGGCGGCGGCCGAGGCGGGCAAAAAAGTTTTGTTGGCCAATAAAGAAGCGCTAGTGATGGCGGGCCATTTATTTATGCAGGCCGTGCACGACAACGGCGCCACCTTGCTGCCCATCGACAGTGAGCACAACGCCATTTTTCAGTGCCTACCGGCCGGCTACACCCATGCCGCTGCCGCCGGTGTGAGTAAAATCTTATTAACCGCGTCCGGCGGTCCTTTTAGAACCTTAGCCCTCGATGCCTTTGCTGGCGTGACCCCGGATCAAGCCTGCGCCCATCCAAATTGGCGTATGGGTCGCAAGATCTCCGTCGATTCGGCGTCAATGATGAACAAGGGGCTGGAGCTGATCGAAGCCTGCTGGCTGTTTAACCTCACGCCCGCTCAGGTGGATGTGGTCATTCATCCGCAAAGCGTTATCCACTCCATGGTTCAATATGTGGATGGCTCGGTGTTGGCGCAGCTGGGCAACCCGGATATGCGAACCCCCATTGCCCACGCCCTAGCATGGCCAGAGCGCATCGCTTCTGGTGTGGCGCCGCTCGATATCATTGCCACGGCGCGATTGGATTTTGAAGCGCCAGATCTGGCCCGCTTCCCCTGTTTGCGTCTGGCCTTTGAGGCCGCCGGCAACGGCTGCGCCTCTACGGTTTTGAACGCTGCCAACGAGGTGGCCGTAGAAGCGTTCTTAGCCGGAAAACTGGGCTTTGACCGCATTGCCGTGCTCAATGAGCACGCTATGCAGCAACTGGTGGATACAACGCCGAGCAGTCTCGATCAGGTGTTGCGAATCGACCGGGAGGCGCGCCGAATCGCCCATCAATGGCTAGATCATGGTAGGCTGCGCGGCGACTTACAGCACACGGCGGCCAAGAGGTAA
- the rseP gene encoding RIP metalloprotease RseP, whose protein sequence is MALLQTLISFVLALGILVTIHEFGHFWVARRCGIKVLRFSVGFGKPLVSWYDKQGTEFAIAAIPLGGYVKMLDEREGEVPAHLLDQAFTRKSVWARIAVVAAGPVANFLLAILLFWIMVMPGVVQVVPVVGEVAEGSIAARAGLEAGQEIVAVDGRSTDSWQAVHQRLLERLGETGSIGFTVRYPDSTLTYESEAQLEQWLVGVEEPDVFEGIGIKPLRVQLKAQLDQIVEDSPAAEAGLQTGDLILAADGQLIDSWRDLVAYIEPRHDQAIELTLERDVEVLTLWVTPAAFEIDDRTIGRIGVSPLQPHLRRQQFTLLQGLVVGVEKTWETSGFVLLSLKKLLVGEISTKNLSGPITIAKVAGDSARAGWAYYVGFLALLSVSLGVFNLLPIPVLDGGHLLYYLVELVKGSPVPEKIQMAGYQVGLLVVLGVMVLAFYNDIMRLY, encoded by the coding sequence ATGGCATTGCTTCAAACGTTGATTTCTTTTGTCTTGGCTCTGGGCATTTTGGTGACCATCCATGAATTTGGCCACTTTTGGGTGGCGCGGCGCTGCGGCATCAAGGTTTTGCGCTTCTCTGTGGGTTTTGGCAAGCCGCTAGTTAGCTGGTATGACAAGCAGGGTACTGAGTTTGCCATCGCGGCCATCCCCTTAGGTGGCTACGTTAAGATGCTGGATGAGCGCGAAGGCGAGGTGCCTGCGCATTTACTAGATCAAGCCTTTACCCGCAAATCTGTCTGGGCGCGCATCGCGGTGGTGGCTGCAGGCCCTGTGGCGAATTTCCTGCTCGCCATCCTGTTGTTCTGGATCATGGTCATGCCCGGCGTGGTGCAAGTTGTGCCGGTGGTGGGCGAGGTGGCCGAAGGCTCAATCGCCGCGCGCGCAGGCCTTGAAGCAGGTCAGGAAATTGTTGCTGTAGACGGCAGAAGCACGGATTCCTGGCAAGCGGTGCACCAGCGTCTGTTAGAGCGCTTGGGCGAGACTGGCTCAATTGGCTTTACAGTGCGCTACCCCGATTCGACCCTCACTTATGAATCTGAAGCTCAGCTCGAGCAGTGGTTAGTGGGTGTTGAGGAGCCAGATGTATTTGAGGGCATCGGTATCAAGCCTCTGCGGGTGCAGCTGAAAGCACAGCTGGATCAGATTGTAGAAGACTCGCCGGCAGCCGAGGCTGGGCTACAAACCGGCGACCTTATTCTCGCCGCCGATGGTCAATTGATTGACAGCTGGCGTGATTTGGTTGCCTACATAGAACCGAGGCACGATCAGGCCATTGAACTAACGCTTGAGCGGGATGTCGAAGTGCTCACGCTCTGGGTGACACCTGCTGCGTTTGAGATAGATGATCGCACCATCGGGCGAATTGGCGTGTCGCCGTTACAGCCGCATCTGCGCAGGCAGCAATTTACGCTACTGCAAGGTTTGGTCGTCGGGGTGGAGAAAACCTGGGAAACCTCGGGTTTTGTCTTGCTTTCGTTGAAAAAATTGTTGGTCGGGGAAATCTCTACTAAAAACTTGAGCGGCCCCATAACCATTGCTAAAGTGGCGGGCGATTCAGCGCGGGCTGGCTGGGCATACTATGTCGGGTTTCTGGCATTATTGAGCGTCAGTTTGGGAGTGTTTAATCTCTTGCCCATTCCGGTACTCGATGGCGGCCACCTCTTGTATTACTTGGTTGAGCTGGTAAAAGGCAGCCCAGTCCCTGAAAAAATACAAATGGCGGGTTATCAAGTCGGCCTGCTGGTTGTGTTAGGCGTTATGGTGTTGGCCTTTTATAACGACATTATGCGTTTGTATTAG
- a CDS encoding phosphatidate cytidylyltransferase, giving the protein MLKLRIITALLLVAVLGGALFYLPVGLFQLLLATAVLIATWEWSNLAGLSGYLKRAGYVFVTALAMAALAYFAELSRGLNAEWVRNVLVVGGAWWALALLWIQGYPSSAILWGASSARMVMGWLVLVPAWLGLCYLREQPGGEWLIVLVVGVVAGADIGGYFFGRAFGKRKLAPKVSPGKSWEGFWGGLGVNVLWACALGFWLGGDSWQLLLAIVVPASLVSVLGDLVESMLKRHRGIKDSSQLLPGHGGVLDRIDSITAAAPFVALGVLFTGFSFL; this is encoded by the coding sequence GTGCTTAAACTACGAATTATTACCGCGTTATTGTTAGTTGCCGTGCTTGGTGGGGCGCTATTTTATTTACCTGTAGGGCTGTTTCAGCTGCTCTTGGCCACCGCTGTATTGATAGCCACTTGGGAGTGGTCAAATCTCGCGGGTTTGAGTGGATACTTGAAGCGCGCCGGTTACGTTTTTGTCACCGCGTTGGCCATGGCTGCCTTGGCTTATTTTGCCGAATTAAGTCGTGGCCTGAATGCGGAGTGGGTGCGCAATGTTCTGGTGGTGGGCGGCGCCTGGTGGGCTTTAGCGCTGCTCTGGATTCAGGGTTACCCCTCTAGTGCGATTCTCTGGGGCGCATCCTCTGCGCGCATGGTGATGGGTTGGCTAGTGCTGGTACCGGCGTGGCTCGGACTTTGTTATTTACGCGAGCAGCCGGGCGGTGAGTGGTTGATTGTGTTGGTGGTTGGTGTGGTTGCCGGCGCCGATATTGGCGGTTACTTTTTTGGTCGAGCCTTTGGCAAGCGCAAGCTGGCACCGAAAGTGAGCCCGGGCAAATCCTGGGAGGGCTTCTGGGGCGGCCTGGGTGTCAATGTCCTGTGGGCCTGCGCGCTTGGGTTCTGGCTCGGCGGCGATAGCTGGCAGTTGCTCTTGGCCATCGTGGTGCCGGCGAGTTTGGTGTCTGTGTTGGGTGATCTGGTGGAAAGCATGTTGAAGCGCCACCGCGGTATCAAAGACAGTAGCCAGCTCTTGCCCGGTCATGGCGGCGTGTTGGATCGCATCGATTCCATTACCGCAGCGGCGCCCTTTGTGGCCCTCGGTGTATTGTTTACGGGCTTTAGTTTTCTATGA
- a CDS encoding OmpH family outer membrane protein, producing the protein MLKLKTAMILAIALVTAPMTMAAGNDVVVFDLQAAILNTDLAKKKVQDMQANAEFAALQAKFETLRNDLQKMAKDAEKNAVTWNQEQAAEHRKKMEYARADAELVAKKLQAEQKATAQRVLEELGPKAQVVLKDVIAAEGIGLVLSTQTAYYAEPSRDITAKVTEKLNKAK; encoded by the coding sequence GTGTTAAAACTTAAAACAGCAATGATCTTAGCGATCGCACTGGTTACCGCCCCAATGACAATGGCAGCGGGTAATGATGTTGTGGTTTTTGATCTTCAGGCAGCCATTCTCAATACCGATTTAGCGAAGAAGAAAGTACAGGATATGCAGGCTAATGCAGAATTTGCAGCGTTGCAGGCAAAGTTTGAAACACTGCGTAATGACTTGCAAAAAATGGCCAAAGATGCGGAAAAAAATGCCGTAACTTGGAATCAAGAGCAGGCTGCAGAGCACCGTAAAAAAATGGAATACGCCCGCGCGGATGCCGAGCTGGTTGCCAAAAAGTTACAGGCCGAGCAGAAAGCGACGGCCCAGCGTGTTCTCGAAGAGTTGGGTCCTAAGGCTCAGGTCGTGTTGAAGGATGTCATAGCTGCGGAAGGCATTGGTTTGGTGTTGAGTACACAAACGGCGTATTACGCTGAGCCTTCACGGGACATCACTGCAAAAGTGACTGAAAAGCTTAACAAAGCTAAGTAA
- the pyrH gene encoding UMP kinase has product MASSRDKKYKRILLKLSGEELMGQEGFGIDPRVLDKMALEIGQLVGIGVQVGLVIGGGNLFRGASLSAAGLDRVTGDHMGMLATVMNALAMRDALERSNISSRVMSAIPMSGIVEHYDRRRAIRFLKAGEVVIFAAGTGNPFFTTDSAACLRGIEVEADIVLKATKVDGVYTADPMKDPSATKYEQLTYDEVLEKKLQVMDLTAICLCREHDMPVRVFKMNKAGALLNIAVGNEEGTLIQEGQQGEEQ; this is encoded by the coding sequence ATGGCCAGTAGTCGGGACAAGAAGTACAAGCGGATTCTGTTAAAGCTCAGCGGCGAAGAGCTGATGGGCCAAGAAGGCTTTGGCATTGACCCGCGGGTGCTCGATAAAATGGCCTTAGAGATAGGCCAGTTGGTTGGCATTGGCGTTCAGGTGGGCTTGGTAATTGGCGGTGGCAACCTGTTTCGAGGCGCATCCTTAAGCGCTGCCGGCCTCGACCGAGTCACTGGCGACCACATGGGCATGCTGGCCACGGTGATGAATGCCCTGGCCATGCGCGACGCACTCGAGCGCAGCAATATCTCCTCGCGCGTTATGTCCGCCATTCCCATGAGCGGTATTGTGGAACACTACGACCGCCGCCGTGCCATTCGCTTCCTCAAAGCTGGCGAAGTGGTTATTTTCGCAGCCGGTACCGGTAACCCATTTTTTACCACCGACTCTGCAGCTTGTTTGCGCGGTATTGAGGTTGAGGCAGATATCGTATTAAAAGCCACTAAGGTTGATGGCGTATATACGGCCGATCCAATGAAAGACCCAAGTGCGACTAAGTACGAGCAGTTAACCTACGACGAAGTGCTGGAGAAAAAGTTACAAGTTATGGATTTAACGGCCATCTGTTTGTGCCGTGAACACGACATGCCAGTGCGTGTGTTTAAAATGAATAAGGCGGGTGCGCTACTGAATATTGCAGTAGGTAATGAAGAAGGCACTCTGATTCAAGAAGGTCAACAAGGGGAAGAACAATGA
- the uppS gene encoding polyprenyl diphosphate synthase: protein MDGNNRWARQRNLPGAAGHKAGVERIRDAMRACQKLEVEVLTVFAFSSENWQRPPKEVEALMSLFHLYLQHEAKKLRDEGVRLKVIGRRDRFSAKICRAIDAAEKLTEAGTTTLVIAADYGGQWDIANAAKQVAEKVRDGDLSADDVTDETLHLFTQLAEFPTLDLLIRTGGEIRISNFLLWQSAYTELYFSERYWPDFDEQALCEAAETFFQRQRRFGKSGDQIEEAARA, encoded by the coding sequence ATGGATGGCAACAATCGGTGGGCTAGGCAGCGCAATCTACCTGGCGCCGCGGGCCATAAAGCAGGCGTAGAGCGAATTCGCGACGCCATGCGTGCCTGTCAAAAACTCGAAGTTGAAGTGCTTACCGTTTTCGCTTTCAGCAGTGAAAACTGGCAGCGACCACCGAAAGAGGTGGAGGCGCTAATGTCTTTATTTCATCTTTATCTACAACACGAAGCTAAAAAGCTGCGCGATGAAGGTGTGCGTTTAAAGGTGATTGGTCGGCGCGATAGGTTTAGTGCAAAAATATGCCGCGCCATTGACGCGGCAGAAAAATTAACCGAAGCGGGCACGACAACGCTGGTGATAGCAGCGGATTACGGTGGCCAATGGGACATCGCCAACGCCGCTAAGCAGGTCGCTGAAAAAGTGCGTGACGGAGATTTAAGCGCCGATGATGTCACCGATGAAACCCTGCATCTGTTTACTCAGCTGGCCGAGTTTCCCACCTTGGATTTGTTAATCCGCACCGGCGGAGAGATTCGTATTAGTAACTTTTTGCTGTGGCAATCTGCCTACACGGAATTGTATTTCAGCGAACGCTACTGGCCAGACTTTGATGAGCAGGCCCTGTGTGAAGCTGCAGAGACATTTTTCCAGCGCCAGCGTCGATTCGGTAAAAGCGGCGATCAAATAGAAGAGGCTGCTCGTGCTTAA
- the bamA gene encoding outer membrane protein assembly factor BamA, producing MQRLALFIASIALTTVVMAESFRVTDIRVDGLQRVSAGSVFAALPVRIGDYMDTVEIQDASRALFTTGYFSDIEIGRDEGVLVITVTERPAISEIVLEGNKAIKTEDLMKGLQDNGLSEGQIFKRVTLEGLGSELQRQYVAQGRYSASVKTEVIDLPRNQVKLQITIDEGSVASIEHINLVGNTSFSDEDLLELFELRTTGWLSWITSDNKYAREKLTGDIERLESFYMDRGYLKFTMPSTQVSVSPDKESVYITINIAEGEVFKVGKVELAGDPVLPEDQIRRLVLMREGQTFSQVLMTTTSDYITKRLGNEGYTFAEVKGIPEVNAETGLVDITFFIDPGKRAYVRRVEFRGNTKTKDEVLRREMRQMESASAASIAIENSKVRLERLGFFKEVVVETKEVPGTSDQVDVEYTVEEQPSGSIGASVGFAQGTGLVLGANIQQNNWLGTGKRVGFSVNTSQYQQVYSFNYTDPYFTVDGVSRGFSVFYRATDFSKINVASYSTNTYGANLNFGYPISEVERIGFGIGYTNMLIETGSSAVQEIKRSPNLYEGLAPRYITESNLAILTGLVDQAGLNPGIGPAPDLDFSELLDSPENTLNNPDGFIDANGDQFDSFPFTLSWAKSTLNRGQLATRGASQNLSLEFSVPGSDMEFYKLRYSGQYFQPVYKDFTLRFRADLGYADAYGNTNGLPFFEHFYSGGFGSVRGFKRNTLGPRSTPAASYRTVTIGAQDSNSDGKYDTFDTGYLLCETSKDVIYKTGAEVCLQDKAVAQVFGSDDLPFGGNVLIEGSIELLFPLPFIEDQRMLQTAFFIDSGNVFNTECGFYQQNCFDVDLSRMSASYGIGLTWISGFGPLTFSLSRPFQYNPEDEIETFQFSLGTAF from the coding sequence ATGCAGCGTCTTGCCTTATTTATCGCTTCCATCGCATTAACAACCGTGGTGATGGCAGAAAGTTTCCGTGTAACTGATATCCGCGTCGATGGTTTACAACGTGTATCCGCAGGCTCCGTCTTCGCGGCCTTGCCGGTGCGTATTGGCGACTATATGGACACGGTGGAAATTCAAGACGCGTCGCGCGCACTTTTTACCACCGGTTATTTTTCCGATATTGAAATTGGTCGCGACGAAGGTGTCTTAGTGATCACCGTGACCGAGCGTCCAGCCATCAGCGAGATAGTGCTTGAAGGTAACAAGGCCATCAAAACTGAAGACTTGATGAAGGGGCTTCAGGATAACGGTTTATCTGAGGGGCAGATTTTCAAGCGCGTCACCCTTGAAGGTTTGGGCTCAGAACTGCAGCGCCAATACGTGGCTCAAGGCCGATACAGCGCCAGCGTAAAAACTGAAGTCATCGATTTGCCGCGCAACCAGGTGAAGTTGCAAATCACCATTGATGAAGGCTCGGTGGCTTCTATCGAACACATTAACCTGGTGGGCAATACCTCCTTTTCCGATGAAGATTTACTTGAGCTGTTCGAGCTGAGAACCACTGGGTGGCTTAGCTGGATTACCAGCGATAACAAATATGCCCGTGAAAAGTTAACCGGTGATATCGAGCGCCTCGAATCTTTCTACATGGATCGCGGCTATTTAAAGTTCACTATGCCTTCGACCCAGGTTTCGGTGAGCCCCGATAAAGAATCTGTTTACATCACCATAAATATCGCCGAAGGCGAAGTCTTTAAAGTTGGCAAAGTGGAATTGGCCGGCGACCCGGTCTTGCCAGAGGATCAAATTCGACGTTTAGTTTTGATGCGCGAAGGGCAAACATTCTCCCAAGTATTAATGACCACAACGTCTGATTATATTACTAAGCGCCTAGGCAACGAGGGTTATACCTTTGCCGAAGTTAAAGGTATTCCCGAAGTGAATGCTGAAACAGGCCTAGTAGACATCACCTTTTTTATTGATCCCGGAAAGCGCGCCTATGTGCGTCGGGTCGAGTTTCGCGGCAATACCAAAACCAAGGACGAAGTGCTGAGACGGGAAATGCGGCAGATGGAAAGCGCCTCTGCGGCTTCTATTGCGATCGAGAACTCAAAAGTTCGTCTAGAGCGCTTGGGCTTTTTCAAAGAAGTTGTGGTTGAAACCAAAGAAGTACCGGGTACTTCAGATCAAGTGGATGTTGAGTACACCGTTGAAGAGCAGCCGTCGGGCTCTATCGGCGCAAGTGTTGGTTTTGCCCAGGGTACAGGTCTTGTGCTGGGTGCCAATATTCAGCAGAACAACTGGCTGGGTACAGGAAAACGTGTAGGCTTTTCTGTGAATACCAGCCAATACCAGCAGGTTTATAGCTTTAACTACACAGATCCTTACTTCACCGTTGATGGCGTTAGCCGTGGCTTCAGTGTTTTTTATCGCGCCACCGACTTTAGTAAAATCAACGTCGCCAGCTATTCGACTAATACCTACGGCGCCAATTTAAATTTCGGTTATCCTATCTCGGAAGTCGAGCGTATTGGTTTTGGTATTGGTTATACCAACATGCTAATTGAAACGGGCAGCAGTGCGGTGCAGGAGATTAAGCGCAGTCCAAACCTGTATGAAGGTTTGGCTCCACGCTATATTACTGAATCAAATCTAGCAATTCTTACCGGCTTGGTCGATCAGGCTGGTTTAAACCCAGGTATCGGCCCAGCACCGGATTTGGACTTTTCTGAACTGTTAGATAGCCCCGAAAATACACTCAATAATCCGGATGGTTTTATTGATGCCAATGGTGATCAGTTTGATAGTTTCCCATTTACGCTCTCATGGGCTAAATCGACCTTAAACAGAGGTCAGCTGGCGACCCGTGGCGCTTCGCAAAACTTGTCATTGGAGTTTTCGGTGCCCGGCAGCGATATGGAGTTCTATAAACTGCGCTATTCCGGTCAGTATTTTCAGCCAGTCTATAAAGATTTTACCCTGCGCTTCCGAGCTGATCTTGGCTATGCAGATGCCTATGGTAATACCAATGGCTTGCCATTCTTTGAGCATTTTTACTCTGGTGGTTTCGGATCTGTGCGTGGTTTCAAGCGCAATACATTAGGGCCTCGAAGCACGCCTGCAGCGTCCTATAGGACGGTGACTATTGGCGCCCAAGATTCAAATAGCGACGGTAAATACGATACGTTTGATACGGGTTATCTGTTATGCGAAACATCAAAAGATGTCATCTATAAGACTGGGGCGGAAGTGTGTCTGCAAGATAAAGCTGTTGCACAGGTTTTCGGTTCCGATGATTTGCCCTTTGGTGGTAATGTATTGATAGAGGGCAGTATCGAGTTGTTGTTCCCGCTGCCGTTCATCGAAGATCAGCGTATGTTACAAACCGCTTTCTTTATCGATAGCGGTAATGTTTTTAATACCGAGTGTGGCTTTTACCAGCAAAACTGTTTTGACGTGGACTTGAGCAGAATGTCCGCTTCTTATGGTATTGGTTTAACGTGGATTAGCGGCTTTGGGCCATTGACCTTTAGTTTGTCCAGACCATTCCAGTACAACCCAGAAGATGAAATTGAAACCTTCCAGTTCTCTCTTGGAACGGCTTTCTAA
- the lpxD gene encoding UDP-3-O-(3-hydroxymyristoyl)glucosamine N-acyltransferase, protein MVTCCFTLEVLAEKAGAELLGDPNYEISSLATLTKAAAGQLSFLANPSYAQHLADCQAGALILRPDMADQFAGNKLVHKDPYRAYAAITALFAPSKDMPAGVHPSAVVAECATIHPSASIGARVVIEEGVHIEANVVIGAATVVGAGSVVGAGTRLAANVTLYGQVTLGQDCIVHGGAVIGADGFGFAPSPDGWVKIHQLGGVRIGNKVEIGANTCIDCGALDDTIIGNDVKLDNLIQIGHNVVIGDHTAIAAHTAVAGSTRIGQRCTIAGCVAITGHIEIADGVHVSGATVVTKSITQEGSSWSSGTPMLPTSDWRRQAARFNQLEKLTKRVRELEKQS, encoded by the coding sequence ATGGTTACTTGTTGTTTTACCCTTGAAGTCTTAGCTGAGAAAGCGGGTGCCGAATTACTAGGTGACCCGAATTACGAAATTTCTAGTTTAGCGACCTTAACCAAGGCTGCAGCCGGGCAGCTGAGTTTTTTGGCCAACCCTAGTTATGCTCAACATTTGGCCGATTGCCAAGCCGGCGCGCTTATTTTGCGGCCAGACATGGCCGACCAATTCGCTGGTAATAAACTGGTTCACAAAGACCCTTACCGAGCCTATGCCGCTATCACCGCATTGTTTGCTCCGTCGAAAGACATGCCGGCTGGTGTTCATCCCAGCGCAGTGGTTGCAGAATGCGCGACCATTCACCCGAGCGCCAGCATTGGTGCCCGTGTTGTCATTGAAGAAGGTGTTCATATTGAAGCCAATGTGGTCATCGGTGCGGCGACCGTGGTGGGTGCTGGCAGTGTTGTCGGTGCAGGCACACGCCTTGCTGCTAATGTGACCTTGTATGGGCAAGTCACGCTGGGGCAAGATTGTATCGTACACGGCGGCGCCGTCATCGGTGCCGATGGCTTCGGTTTTGCCCCAAGTCCAGACGGCTGGGTGAAAATTCATCAGCTGGGCGGCGTGCGTATCGGGAATAAGGTAGAAATTGGCGCAAATACCTGTATCGACTGTGGCGCGCTTGACGATACCATTATTGGCAATGATGTTAAGCTGGATAACCTCATTCAAATCGGCCACAACGTCGTGATTGGCGACCACACCGCGATTGCTGCACACACCGCGGTAGCTGGCTCTACCCGCATTGGGCAGCGCTGTACCATTGCCGGTTGTGTGGCGATTACCGGCCATATAGAGATTGCCGATGGCGTGCATGTCTCTGGCGCAACGGTGGTGACGAAATCGATTACCCAGGAAGGCAGCAGTTGGTCTTCTGGAACACCTATGTTGCCAACCAGTGATTGGCGACGCCAAGCGGCTAGGTTTAATCAACTAGAAAAACTCACCAAGCGCGTACGCGAACTGGAAAAACAGTCGTAG
- the tsf gene encoding translation elongation factor Ts, with protein sequence MSAISASLVKELRERTGLGMMECKKALVESNGDIELAIDNLRKDSGLKAAKKADRTAADGVVSVKVADDGSYGVLVEVNSETDFVARDENFLGFVAKVVDKAFADKVTDVAALMAGGLEDARSALVQKIGENIGVRRIVLVEAPAGCVGSYVHSNNRIAVITQLKGGNVELAKDVSMHIAAVNPQVVNTSEVSADVVEKEKDIIKAQPDMAGKPAEIVEKMMVGRINKFLKEISLTEQAFVKNPELTVGKLAKDAGAEIVAFTRFEVGEGIEKAEVDFAAEVAAQVQASKG encoded by the coding sequence ATGTCAGCTATCTCTGCATCACTGGTAAAAGAACTGCGCGAGCGCACTGGCCTCGGCATGATGGAGTGTAAGAAGGCGTTGGTTGAATCTAATGGCGATATCGAATTGGCCATTGATAACCTGCGTAAAGACTCTGGTCTGAAAGCCGCTAAGAAAGCCGACCGCACCGCCGCAGACGGCGTTGTATCGGTAAAAGTGGCCGACGACGGTAGCTACGGCGTATTGGTTGAGGTTAACTCTGAAACTGACTTCGTCGCACGCGACGAAAACTTCTTGGGTTTCGTGGCTAAAGTAGTCGACAAGGCGTTTGCCGATAAAGTCACCGACGTTGCCGCCCTGATGGCTGGTGGCTTGGAAGATGCACGTTCAGCGCTGGTTCAAAAGATCGGTGAGAACATCGGTGTGCGTCGTATCGTTTTGGTTGAAGCGCCAGCGGGTTGTGTGGGTTCTTATGTTCACTCAAACAACCGTATTGCGGTAATTACTCAGCTCAAAGGCGGTAATGTTGAGTTGGCTAAAGATGTGTCTATGCACATTGCAGCGGTTAACCCACAAGTGGTTAACACCAGCGAAGTGTCTGCCGATGTGGTTGAGAAAGAAAAAGACATCATCAAGGCGCAGCCAGATATGGCCGGCAAACCTGCTGAAATCGTAGAGAAGATGATGGTGGGTCGCATCAACAAGTTCTTGAAAGAAATCAGTTTAACCGAGCAAGCTTTTGTTAAGAACCCAGAGTTGACTGTGGGCAAATTGGCGAAAGATGCTGGCGCTGAAATCGTTGCGTTTACCCGTTTCGAAGTGGGTGAGGGTATCGAGAAGGCGGAAGTGGATTTTGCTGCAGAGGTTGCTGCGCAGGTTCAAGCGTCTAAGGGCTAA
- the frr gene encoding ribosome recycling factor codes for MINEIKKDAEGRMKKALEALSNNFNKIRTGRAHPSLLDSIQVNYYGALTPLSQLANISVEDGRTLSVSPWESNLVPEIEKAIMKSDLGLNPSTAGSVIRLPMPALTEETRKGFTKQAKAEAENARVSLRNIRRDALAQIKGLLNDKEIGEDDDRRAQDEVQKITDKYVAEVDQALAAKEKDLMAI; via the coding sequence ATGATTAACGAAATTAAAAAAGATGCCGAAGGCCGTATGAAAAAGGCGTTGGAAGCATTGAGCAATAATTTCAATAAAATTCGCACGGGCCGCGCCCACCCAAGTTTGTTAGATTCTATCCAAGTGAACTATTACGGTGCTTTAACACCATTGAGTCAGTTGGCAAACATTTCCGTTGAGGATGGTCGCACCCTATCTGTTTCACCTTGGGAGTCCAATCTAGTTCCCGAGATCGAAAAGGCGATTATGAAATCTGACTTGGGTTTGAATCCGTCTACAGCGGGTAGCGTTATTCGTTTACCCATGCCAGCACTGACCGAAGAAACTCGTAAAGGCTTTACCAAGCAAGCCAAGGCAGAAGCGGAAAATGCTCGGGTATCTCTGCGCAATATTCGTCGCGATGCCTTGGCGCAAATCAAAGGTTTGTTGAACGATAAAGAAATTGGTGAAGACGACGACCGTCGCGCGCAAGATGAAGTGCAAAAAATAACCGATAAATACGTAGCTGAAGTCGATCAAGCCTTGGCTGCAAAAGAAAAGGATCTGATGGCAATCTAA